A genome region from Flavobacterium sp. CFS9 includes the following:
- the gyrA gene encoding DNA gyrase subunit A has translation MSEGEKLIPINIEDEMKSAYIDYSMSVIVSRALPDVRDGLKPVHRRVLYGMYDLGVTSRSAHKKSARIVGEVLGKYHPHGDTSVYDAMVRMAQEWSMRYLLVDGQGNFGSVDGDSPAAMRYTEARMRKISEDIMADIEKETVDFQLNFDDTLYEPKVMPTRVPTLLVNGATGIAVGMATNMPPHNLTEVINGTLAYLDNNDIEVDELMTHIKAPDFPTGGVIYGYEGVREAFKTGRGRIVMRAKVGFEEVDGRECIVVTEIPYQINKAEMIKRTADLVNDKKIEGIANIRDESDRTGMRIVYILKRDATPNVVLNTLYKYTSLQSSFSVNNIALVKGRPQMLNLKDMIHYFIEHRHDVVVRRTQFELRKAEERAHILEGLIIASDNIDEVIAIIRGSKNTEEAREKLIERFNLSDIQARAIVEMRLRQLTGLEQDKLRAEFEELMKLIEHLKALLADVDLRTNLIKEELEEIREKYGDDRRSTIEYAGGDVSIEDLIADENVVITISHAGYIKRTNLTEYKTQNRGGVGQKSAGTRDQDFLEHMFVATNHQYMMFFTQKGKCFWMRVYEIPEGSKTAKGRAIQNLVNIESDDKVKAFICTQDLKDKDYINSHNLVMVTKQGQVKKTSLEKYSKPRVNGVAAITIKEGDELLEAKLTNGDSQIILAVKSGKLVRFEETKTRPMGRTASGVRGITLKDESDEVIGMVTIDREDVNDSQILVVTENGYGKRTKLVDDDGEDVYRITNRGGKGVKTLNITEKTGKLISINAVTDADDLMIINKSGLTIRMAIEDLRVMGRATQGVRLINLKGKDSIAAVTKVMKDDVAEVVVDEDGNVIESAIERVKPDLEVLEDEGVVEDEDDEDDDTEEESEDEDDSDEEESEE, from the coding sequence ATGTCTGAAGGAGAAAAGTTAATTCCTATTAACATAGAAGATGAAATGAAATCAGCTTACATCGATTATTCGATGTCAGTAATCGTATCGAGAGCGCTTCCAGATGTTAGAGATGGCTTGAAACCAGTGCATCGAAGAGTTCTTTACGGAATGTATGACTTAGGAGTAACATCAAGATCTGCCCACAAAAAATCTGCAAGAATCGTAGGAGAGGTTCTGGGTAAGTATCACCCGCACGGAGATACCTCTGTATATGATGCGATGGTACGTATGGCTCAGGAATGGAGTATGCGATATTTATTAGTGGATGGTCAGGGTAACTTTGGTTCTGTTGATGGTGACAGTCCGGCAGCAATGCGTTATACTGAGGCCAGAATGCGCAAAATCTCTGAAGATATTATGGCAGATATCGAAAAAGAAACAGTTGACTTTCAATTGAACTTTGACGATACCTTATATGAACCAAAAGTAATGCCTACAAGAGTTCCTACTTTATTAGTAAACGGAGCTACAGGTATTGCAGTAGGTATGGCAACCAATATGCCGCCACACAATTTAACTGAAGTAATCAATGGTACACTGGCTTACCTTGATAACAATGATATTGAAGTTGACGAATTAATGACGCATATTAAGGCTCCGGATTTTCCAACCGGTGGTGTAATATACGGCTACGAAGGAGTTCGTGAGGCTTTTAAAACCGGTAGAGGACGTATTGTAATGCGTGCTAAAGTTGGCTTTGAAGAAGTTGACGGAAGAGAATGTATTGTGGTTACCGAGATTCCGTATCAAATCAACAAAGCTGAAATGATCAAGCGTACAGCTGATTTGGTTAACGATAAAAAAATTGAAGGTATTGCGAATATTCGTGACGAGTCGGATAGAACAGGTATGCGTATTGTTTATATCCTGAAACGTGATGCTACGCCTAACGTAGTATTGAATACCTTATATAAGTATACATCATTACAATCTTCTTTCAGTGTAAATAATATTGCATTGGTAAAAGGTCGCCCGCAAATGCTGAATCTAAAAGATATGATTCATTATTTTATTGAGCACCGTCATGATGTAGTAGTTCGCAGAACGCAGTTTGAATTGCGTAAAGCAGAAGAAAGAGCGCATATTCTTGAAGGATTAATTATTGCTTCAGATAATATTGATGAAGTGATCGCGATCATCAGAGGATCTAAAAATACTGAAGAAGCCCGTGAAAAATTAATCGAAAGATTTAATTTATCAGATATTCAGGCACGTGCTATCGTAGAAATGCGTTTGCGTCAGTTGACAGGTCTGGAGCAAGATAAGTTAAGAGCTGAATTCGAAGAATTAATGAAGTTAATCGAACATTTGAAAGCATTATTGGCAGATGTAGATTTAAGAACAAATTTAATTAAAGAAGAGCTTGAAGAAATCCGTGAAAAATACGGAGACGATCGTCGTTCTACAATAGAATATGCAGGAGGAGATGTAAGTATTGAAGATTTAATTGCTGATGAGAATGTGGTAATTACCATTTCACATGCAGGTTATATCAAACGTACTAATCTTACCGAATATAAAACGCAGAACAGAGGAGGAGTTGGACAAAAAAGTGCAGGAACAAGAGATCAGGATTTCCTTGAGCATATGTTCGTGGCAACCAACCACCAGTATATGATGTTCTTTACCCAAAAAGGAAAATGTTTCTGGATGCGTGTTTATGAAATTCCGGAGGGAAGTAAAACGGCAAAAGGAAGAGCAATTCAGAACCTGGTTAATATTGAAAGTGATGATAAAGTAAAAGCTTTCATTTGTACACAAGACCTAAAAGATAAAGATTACATCAACAGTCATAATCTTGTAATGGTGACTAAACAAGGTCAGGTGAAGAAAACTTCTTTAGAAAAATATTCTAAACCAAGGGTAAATGGTGTTGCAGCTATTACAATTAAAGAAGGAGACGAGTTACTTGAAGCAAAATTAACCAACGGAGACAGTCAGATTATTCTGGCAGTGAAATCAGGTAAGCTGGTTCGTTTTGAGGAAACCAAAACACGCCCGATGGGAAGAACGGCTTCAGGAGTTCGTGGAATTACTTTAAAAGACGAGAGCGATGAAGTAATTGGTATGGTAACTATTGATAGAGAAGATGTTAACGATTCACAAATTCTGGTTGTAACGGAGAATGGATACGGAAAACGTACCAAATTAGTTGACGATGATGGTGAAGATGTGTACAGAATTACAAATCGTGGAGGTAAAGGAGTTAAAACTCTTAATATTACTGAGAAAACAGGTAAGTTGATTTCTATCAATGCTGTAACGGATGCGGATGATTTAATGATTATCAACAAGTCCGGATTAACGATTAGAATGGCTATTGAAGATTTACGTGTAATGGGTCGCGCAACGCAAGGAGTTCGATTGATTAACTTAAAAGGTAAAGATTCTATTGCGGCCGTAACAAAAGTTATGAAAGATGATGTTGCCGAAGTTGTTGTAGACGAAGACGGTAACGTTATTGAATCGGCTATTGAAAGAGTAAAACCGGATTTAGAAGTTCTTGAAGACGAAGGTGTTGTGGAAGATGAGGATGACGAAGATGATGATACGGAAGAAGAGTCTGAAGACGAAGATGATTCTGATGAAGAAGAATCTGAAGAATAA
- a CDS encoding tetratricopeptide repeat protein: protein MKSKYVILASALLISVATFAQKDQIKSAEKALKSGDAQGALTILKDAENMVVNAKDTEQAQYYFVKGNAYLDLANKKVEEGKNLSLAAETYQKLIDTEKTSGKVKFSTQAAASITEIKGKLINAAIADSQASKHADGAKKLYDAYLLDRKDTINLYYAASTAVNAQDFDLALPMYEELKKLNYSGKGTSFTAVNKISGNEDGFNNAKDRDLAVKLGTHEKPKTEAIPSKRGEIYKNLALILVQKGRSEDAKKAIADARKANPEDSSLILTEANLYLESKDYETYKKLVGEALQKDPNNADLVFNLGVISANAKNIVDAEKYYLKAIEINPNYANAYLNLAALKLEAEKPIIDEMNKLGTSAKDMKRYDVLKAQRENVFRGVIPYLKKANELDPKNEDVSKTLLGVYKALEMTAEAKALKATM, encoded by the coding sequence ATGAAAAGTAAATATGTAATACTTGCGTCAGCCTTATTGATCTCGGTAGCTACTTTTGCTCAAAAGGATCAGATTAAGAGTGCTGAGAAGGCATTAAAAAGCGGAGATGCTCAGGGGGCACTTACGATCTTAAAAGATGCTGAAAATATGGTAGTAAATGCCAAAGATACTGAACAAGCGCAGTACTATTTTGTAAAGGGTAACGCTTATTTAGATTTGGCAAATAAAAAAGTAGAAGAAGGAAAGAATCTTTCTTTGGCTGCTGAGACTTATCAGAAATTAATTGATACTGAAAAAACTTCAGGTAAAGTTAAATTTTCTACTCAGGCTGCAGCTTCTATCACAGAAATTAAAGGAAAGCTGATCAATGCTGCTATTGCTGATTCTCAGGCAAGCAAGCATGCTGACGGAGCAAAAAAATTGTACGATGCTTATTTATTAGACAGGAAAGATACAATTAATTTATACTACGCGGCTTCTACTGCAGTAAATGCTCAGGATTTTGATCTTGCTTTACCAATGTACGAAGAGTTGAAAAAATTAAACTATTCAGGAAAAGGAACAAGCTTTACAGCTGTAAATAAAATTTCCGGTAATGAAGATGGTTTCAACAACGCTAAAGATAGAGATTTAGCTGTAAAATTAGGAACTCACGAAAAACCTAAAACTGAAGCTATTCCTTCTAAAAGAGGTGAAATCTACAAAAACTTAGCTTTAATTTTAGTTCAAAAAGGACGTAGTGAAGATGCTAAAAAAGCGATTGCAGATGCAAGGAAAGCAAATCCGGAAGATTCTTCTTTGATCTTAACAGAAGCGAACTTATACCTGGAGTCTAAAGACTACGAAACATACAAAAAATTAGTGGGTGAAGCTTTACAGAAAGATCCAAACAATGCTGATTTAGTTTTCAACTTAGGAGTAATCAGTGCAAATGCAAAAAACATTGTAGATGCTGAGAAATATTATTTAAAAGCAATTGAAATCAATCCGAACTACGCAAATGCTTATCTTAACCTTGCAGCATTAAAATTAGAAGCTGAAAAACCAATCATTGATGAAATGAATAAATTAGGTACTTCTGCTAAAGATATGAAGCGTTATGATGTATTAAAAGCACAAAGAGAGAATGTTTTTAGAGGAGTTATTCCTTATCTTAAAAAAGCAAACGAGTTAGACCCTAAAAACGAAGATGTTTCTAAAACGTTATTAGGTGTTTACAAAGCATTAGAAATGACTGCTGAAGCAAAAGCATTGAAAGCTACAATGTAG
- a CDS encoding OsmC family protein, protein MKFTRKAHANWKGTGMEGKGTISTQSTTLDNAQLSFKTRFADGVGTNPEELIAAAHSGCFTMQLSFLLNEGGYTADDLTTEATVTFEDGSITLIHLDLKGKVPSISADEFEKTAAKAKEICPISKLLNTTITLSAALVS, encoded by the coding sequence ATGAAATTTACAAGAAAAGCACATGCCAACTGGAAAGGAACAGGTATGGAAGGAAAAGGAACCATCAGCACTCAAAGTACCACATTAGACAATGCACAATTATCGTTCAAAACCAGATTTGCAGATGGTGTTGGAACAAATCCCGAAGAACTTATTGCTGCAGCCCATTCTGGCTGTTTTACGATGCAATTAAGCTTTTTATTAAACGAAGGTGGCTATACAGCCGATGATCTAACCACGGAAGCCACAGTAACCTTTGAAGACGGTTCGATCACTTTGATTCATTTAGATCTAAAAGGAAAAGTACCTTCCATTTCAGCAGACGAGTTTGAAAAAACAGCAGCAAAGGCAAAAGAAATCTGCCCGATTTCTAAACTTCTAAACACTACTATTACACTTTCTGCTGCCTTAGTCAGTTAA
- a CDS encoding DUF349 domain-containing protein gives MLEEKNDNLQEADGKLEIDINDSTENNAIETADTDAVTENTISNDEIESESTVETPEADHQTALDAITSSNAEESEDETLKERHEIPMQDYDTFSLDALVDELKKLINTDKVMSVKDHIEEIKKSFLLQYNHFIEEKKEEFNASKQDPNEEFEYHSPLKSKFDEYYNVFREKRNAHFKHLQTNLKSNLDNRLAIVEELKELINPQENIKDTLKHFNDLRERWKNAGAIPKDKYNHVWNNYHFHVENFYDYLHLDREARDLDFKHNLEQKQKIVARVEELVNETDISKAFRELQDLHRIWKEDIGPVSKEHRDTIWNRFSELTKKIHDKREVLFESQRANEQNNLEIKKEIIAKIEVLGTEKVNSHSQWLVQIQKVEALRNEFFAAGKVPSEVNEETWAAFKTAVRNFNAFKNSFYKDIKKDQNDNLNKKMALVAKAKELQESTDFTATTPIMKQIQEEWKQIGHVPKKYSDKIWKEFKDACNHYFDKLKEHKSEENVDEVAAFDNKKAYLDILRAYQLTGDHKTDLDAIKAHIEIWKGYGKVPFARRHIEGKFNKILDALFEKLSLSKKETEMMRFSNRIDSLSDSNDTRKLDNEKIFLMRKIEEVQNEIFQLENNIQFFANTKNAKKENSIVLEVRKNIAIHKESLEVWKEKLKQLRNLNQE, from the coding sequence ATGTTAGAAGAAAAGAATGATAACCTGCAAGAAGCAGACGGAAAATTAGAAATCGACATTAACGATTCTACTGAAAATAATGCAATCGAAACGGCTGATACCGATGCAGTAACTGAAAATACAATTTCAAATGATGAGATTGAATCAGAAAGTACTGTTGAAACGCCAGAAGCCGATCATCAGACTGCATTAGATGCCATAACCAGTTCAAATGCCGAAGAAAGTGAAGATGAGACGCTTAAAGAGCGTCATGAAATTCCTATGCAGGATTATGATACTTTTTCTTTGGATGCACTTGTTGATGAATTAAAGAAACTGATTAATACAGACAAAGTAATGTCTGTAAAAGATCATATCGAAGAAATCAAGAAGTCGTTTTTATTACAATACAATCATTTTATAGAAGAGAAAAAAGAAGAGTTCAATGCTTCTAAACAAGATCCGAATGAAGAATTCGAATACCACTCTCCTTTAAAATCTAAATTTGACGAGTATTACAATGTTTTTAGAGAAAAAAGAAATGCTCATTTTAAGCATTTACAAACTAATCTTAAATCAAATTTAGACAACAGGCTTGCCATCGTTGAAGAGCTTAAAGAGCTTATCAATCCGCAGGAAAACATCAAGGATACACTTAAGCATTTTAATGACTTAAGAGAAAGATGGAAAAATGCAGGCGCCATTCCGAAAGACAAATACAATCACGTTTGGAACAATTATCATTTTCATGTAGAGAATTTTTACGATTACCTGCATTTAGATCGTGAGGCGAGAGATTTGGATTTCAAGCACAATCTGGAACAAAAACAAAAAATAGTAGCCCGCGTTGAAGAATTGGTTAATGAAACTGACATCAGCAAGGCATTCCGTGAATTACAGGATTTACACAGAATCTGGAAAGAAGATATCGGACCGGTTTCTAAAGAGCACCGTGATACGATCTGGAACAGATTTAGTGAACTGACTAAAAAGATTCACGACAAAAGAGAAGTTTTGTTTGAAAGCCAAAGAGCCAACGAACAAAATAATCTTGAAATTAAAAAAGAAATCATTGCCAAAATTGAGGTTTTAGGAACCGAGAAAGTAAACTCTCACTCTCAATGGCTGGTACAGATTCAAAAAGTAGAAGCGCTAAGAAATGAGTTTTTTGCTGCCGGAAAAGTGCCTTCAGAAGTGAATGAAGAAACCTGGGCTGCGTTTAAAACTGCCGTTAGAAACTTTAATGCTTTTAAAAATTCATTTTACAAAGACATTAAAAAGGATCAAAACGACAATTTAAACAAAAAAATGGCTCTTGTAGCAAAAGCTAAAGAACTACAGGAAAGCACTGACTTTACAGCTACTACTCCGATCATGAAGCAAATTCAGGAAGAGTGGAAACAAATTGGTCACGTTCCTAAAAAATATTCCGATAAAATCTGGAAAGAATTTAAAGATGCGTGCAATCACTATTTTGATAAATTAAAAGAGCACAAATCAGAGGAAAACGTTGATGAAGTGGCTGCTTTTGATAACAAAAAAGCTTACCTGGACATCTTAAGAGCTTACCAGTTAACAGGTGATCACAAAACAGATCTGGATGCGATTAAAGCACACATTGAAATCTGGAAAGGCTACGGAAAAGTACCTTTCGCAAGACGTCATATTGAAGGGAAATTCAATAAAATTTTAGATGCGCTTTTCGAAAAGTTAAGTCTAAGCAAAAAAGAAACCGAAATGATGCGTTTCTCTAACCGAATTGACTCTTTATCTGATAGTAACGATACTCGTAAATTAGACAACGAGAAGATTTTCTTAATGCGTAAGATTGAAGAAGTTCAAAACGAAATTTTCCAGTTGGAAAATAACATTCAGTTCTTTGCCAATACAAAAAATGCTAAAAAAGAAAACTCAATTGTACTTGAGGTCCGCAAAAACATCGCCATTCACAAGGAAAGCTTAGAAGTTTGGAAAGAAAAACTAAAGCAATTGCGAAACTTAAATCAAGAGTAG
- a CDS encoding shikimate dehydrogenase encodes MIDTLRRRFGLLGRNISYSFSKGYFTEKFSDEVFAGNSYENFDISEINYFTELVKNNPDLKGLNVTIPYKEQVIPFLDKLSKKAALIGAVNTIKFTKGGKLKGYNTDYYGFKKSLEPLLELHHKKALILGTGGASKGVAFALDELGILYTFVSREAKENIIDYNLINATTFDNFQIIINCTPVGTSPNTEACPDIPYEFFTDRHIAYDLIYNPAETEFLKRAKEKGAVIKNGYDMLIFQAEKAWKIWNK; translated from the coding sequence ATGATTGATACTTTAAGAAGACGTTTTGGCTTATTGGGCCGTAATATTAGTTACTCTTTTTCAAAAGGATATTTTACAGAAAAATTCAGTGATGAAGTTTTCGCCGGCAACAGCTACGAAAATTTCGACATCTCTGAAATTAACTATTTCACTGAGTTGGTGAAAAACAATCCTGATTTAAAAGGTTTAAACGTTACAATTCCTTACAAAGAACAAGTCATCCCCTTCTTAGATAAACTTTCAAAAAAAGCAGCCTTAATTGGTGCTGTAAACACGATTAAATTTACCAAAGGTGGAAAATTAAAAGGATACAACACCGATTACTACGGCTTTAAAAAATCATTAGAACCACTGCTTGAACTTCACCATAAAAAAGCACTTATTCTGGGAACAGGAGGTGCTTCAAAAGGAGTGGCATTTGCTCTTGACGAATTGGGCATACTCTATACTTTTGTTTCCAGAGAAGCCAAAGAAAACATTATCGATTACAACTTAATTAACGCTACTACCTTTGATAATTTTCAGATTATCATTAACTGTACGCCAGTCGGAACAAGCCCTAACACAGAAGCTTGTCCTGATATCCCTTATGAGTTTTTTACAGACCGACATATTGCCTACGACCTAATTTACAATCCGGCAGAAACGGAATTCTTAAAAAGAGCCAAAGAAAAAGGGGCTGTAATTAAAAATGGCTACGATATGCTTATTTTTCAGGCCGAAAAAGCATGGAAAATCTGGAATAAGTAA
- a CDS encoding tetratricopeptide repeat protein codes for MQLSNEEEDYNLSLSKFESMLKTNKVLFFDSEEFEEIILHYLDIGKANLAKKALKLALDQHPKSTGLKLVQVEMLVYDDKLEIAEKLLNELYAIEPNNEEIYIQKANICSKRDQHEKAVELLKIALQFTDDYADVYNLIGMEYLFMDNLEMAKDSFIKCLEEDLEDQSALYNVVYCFEFLDQNQEAIVYLNDYINRNPYSEIAWHQLGRLHYGVKEYENAIRAFDYATLIDDEFLGAFMEKAKAYERLKKYNEAIESYNRTIELDDATSYALLRIGKCYEKLGNLVKALQYYNQTVHEDPLLDKGWIAITDFHMRQKNFQKALFFVNKALAIDNQNRLYWKRYATINKQMNFFEEAEFGYRKAVEFGDYALDTWLFWVDILQFLGEFDSAIQTLLQATEYFPEENEIEYRLAGLYFMTQDTTKAKFHLSNGLRLNFDNYILIEDLFPVVWSKKTVKNYIEKHRKQ; via the coding sequence ATGCAATTAAGCAACGAAGAAGAAGATTATAACCTATCCCTATCCAAATTTGAGTCGATGTTAAAAACAAACAAAGTACTCTTTTTTGATTCTGAAGAATTCGAAGAAATTATTCTTCATTATTTAGACATAGGTAAGGCTAATTTAGCAAAGAAGGCCCTGAAACTTGCATTAGACCAACACCCAAAATCTACAGGCTTAAAATTAGTACAAGTAGAAATGCTGGTTTACGACGACAAACTGGAAATCGCCGAAAAACTCTTGAATGAGTTGTATGCAATCGAACCTAACAACGAGGAAATTTACATTCAGAAAGCGAATATCTGTTCTAAAAGAGATCAACACGAAAAAGCGGTAGAATTACTTAAAATCGCCCTGCAATTTACAGACGATTACGCCGACGTGTATAACTTGATTGGAATGGAATATCTATTTATGGACAACCTCGAGATGGCAAAAGACAGTTTCATCAAATGTCTTGAAGAAGATTTAGAAGATCAGTCTGCTCTTTATAACGTGGTGTATTGTTTTGAATTTTTAGATCAAAATCAGGAAGCCATTGTTTATCTTAACGATTATATCAACAGAAATCCATACAGCGAAATTGCCTGGCACCAGCTTGGACGTTTGCATTATGGGGTAAAAGAATACGAAAATGCCATTCGCGCTTTTGATTATGCCACACTTATCGATGATGAGTTCCTTGGCGCCTTTATGGAAAAAGCGAAAGCCTACGAGCGTTTAAAAAAATACAACGAAGCGATCGAAAGCTACAACCGTACCATCGAGTTAGATGACGCTACCTCCTACGCTCTTTTACGCATTGGAAAATGCTATGAAAAACTTGGGAATTTGGTAAAAGCTTTACAATATTACAATCAGACAGTACATGAAGATCCACTTTTAGACAAAGGATGGATTGCTATTACTGATTTTCATATGCGCCAGAAAAATTTTCAAAAAGCGCTATTCTTTGTCAATAAAGCATTAGCAATCGACAACCAGAATCGTTTGTACTGGAAGCGTTACGCGACGATCAACAAACAAATGAACTTTTTTGAAGAAGCTGAATTTGGATACAGAAAAGCAGTAGAATTTGGAGATTATGCATTGGATACCTGGTTATTTTGGGTTGATATTCTTCAGTTTTTAGGAGAATTTGACAGCGCCATTCAAACTTTATTGCAGGCAACCGAGTATTTTCCGGAAGAAAACGAAATCGAATACCGATTGGCCGGATTGTATTTTATGACTCAGGACACCACTAAAGCTAAATTTCACTTAAGCAATGGTTTGCGTTTAAACTTTGACAATTACATTCTAATCGAAGATTTATTCCCGGTAGTCTGGTCAAAGAAGACAGTTAAAAATTATATTGAAAAACATAGAAAACAATAA
- a CDS encoding aspartate aminotransferase family protein has protein sequence MNPDFIKYQAQTSPYPLGMEVSHAIGSYIYDTNNKKYLDFVAGVSACTLGHQHPRVNQAIKDQLDKYSHVMVYGEYSQSPAVEYCKLMASLLPESLSKTYLVNSGTEAIEGALKLAKRATGRSQLISCHNAYHGNTMGSMSVMGFEERKQAFRPLLPDVDFITFNNEEDLQKITTRTAAILLETIQGGAGFIEPHDNFLQKVRKRCDEVGAMMIVDEIQPGFGRTGKLFGFQTYDVVPDIVVMGKGMGGGMPVGAFTASAEKMDLLTENPKLGHITTFGGHPVIASACLATLKELTETNLMEETLEKEKLFRSLLVHPLIKEVRGKGLMLAAMTETAEITNQVILNCQDKGLILFWLLFEGCAIRITPPLTISEEEIKEGCAIILNVMDEILKKEQEV, from the coding sequence ATGAATCCCGACTTTATAAAATACCAGGCACAAACTTCACCTTATCCGCTAGGAATGGAAGTTTCACATGCTATTGGCTCGTATATTTACGACACTAATAATAAAAAATATTTAGATTTTGTAGCGGGTGTTTCCGCCTGTACGCTTGGCCATCAACATCCAAGAGTGAATCAAGCAATCAAAGATCAGTTGGACAAGTATTCGCATGTCATGGTTTATGGCGAATATTCACAAAGTCCGGCTGTAGAGTACTGCAAACTCATGGCTTCACTCCTGCCTGAATCACTTAGTAAAACCTATTTGGTTAACTCAGGAACAGAAGCAATTGAAGGAGCTCTGAAGTTAGCCAAACGAGCCACGGGACGCAGCCAGCTTATTTCATGTCATAATGCTTACCATGGCAACACTATGGGATCTATGAGTGTTATGGGTTTTGAAGAACGCAAACAAGCCTTCAGACCTCTTCTTCCCGATGTTGATTTCATTACCTTTAATAACGAAGAAGATTTACAAAAAATAACGACCAGAACTGCGGCTATACTTTTAGAAACCATTCAGGGAGGTGCCGGATTTATTGAGCCTCACGATAATTTTCTGCAAAAAGTCAGAAAACGTTGTGACGAAGTTGGCGCTATGATGATCGTTGATGAAATCCAACCTGGTTTTGGCAGAACAGGAAAACTATTTGGTTTTCAGACGTATGACGTTGTTCCTGATATCGTGGTTATGGGAAAAGGTATGGGTGGCGGAATGCCGGTAGGTGCTTTTACAGCATCAGCAGAGAAAATGGATCTGTTAACCGAAAATCCTAAATTAGGACATATTACTACTTTTGGAGGTCATCCTGTCATTGCGTCAGCATGTCTTGCAACTTTGAAGGAATTAACTGAAACAAACTTAATGGAAGAGACCTTAGAGAAGGAAAAACTCTTCCGATCACTTTTGGTACATCCTTTGATAAAGGAAGTTAGAGGAAAAGGATTAATGCTTGCCGCCATGACTGAAACTGCCGAAATTACCAATCAGGTTATTTTGAACTGTCAGGACAAAGGGCTCATTTTATTCTGGTTGCTGTTTGAAGGATGCGCGATACGAATAACTCCACCTTTAACAATTTCTGAAGAGGAAATCAAAGAAGGTTGTGCCATAATCTTAAACGTTATGGATGAAATCCTAAAAAAGGAGCAAGAAGTTTAA